In Mastomys coucha isolate ucsf_1 unplaced genomic scaffold, UCSF_Mcou_1 pScaffold5, whole genome shotgun sequence, one genomic interval encodes:
- the LOC116079058 gene encoding beta-1,4-galactosyltransferase 6-like isoform X2: MSALKRMMRVSNCSLIAFIIFSISGSCLYFIYVAPGIDYPEGNNTSDYLLQTTTYLPQNFTYLPHLPCPEKLPYMQGFLRVNVSEISFEEVHQLFSKDSEIGPRGHWRPKDCKPRWKVAVLIPFRNRHEHLPIFFLHLIPMLQKQRLEFAFYVIEQTGTQPFNRAMLFNVGFKEAMKDRAWDCVIFHDVDHLPENDRNYYGCGEMPRHFAAKLDKYMYILPYKEFFGGVSGLTVEQFRKINGFPNAFWGWGGEDDDLWNRVHYAGYNVTRPEGDLGKYISIPHHHRREVQFLGRYKLLRYSKERQYIDGLNNLLYTPKILVDRLYTNISVNLMPKLAPIED, encoded by the exons ATGTCTGCGCTCAAGCGGATGATGCGGGTCTCCAATTGCTCCCTGATCGCTTTCATCATCTTCTCCATCTCCGGGTCCTGTCTCTACTTCATCTATGTGGCTCCAGGCAT AGATTATCCTGAAGGCAATAATACAAGTGACTATCTTCTTCAAACAACAACATATCTTCCGCAAAACTTCACGTACTTACCACACCTCCCCTGTCCAGAGAAGCTGCCTTACATGCAGGGATTCCTCCGTGTCAATGTGAGTGAGATCAGTTTTGAAGAAGTCCATCAGCTCTTCTCCAAGGACTCAGAGATTGGGCCAAGAGGCCACTGGAGGCCCAAGGACTGCAAGCCCAGATGGAAGGTGGCAGTTCTCATCCCCTTCCGTAACCGCCATGAACATCTTCCAATTTTTTTCCTGCACCTGATCCCGATGCTCCAGAAACAGCGGCTGGAATTTGCCTTTTATGTCATCGAACAGACCGGCACACAACCATTCAATCGGGCTATGCTCTTTAATGTGGGTTTCAAAGAGGCCATGAAAGACAGAGCTTGGGACTGTGTGATCTTCCATGACGTGGATCATCTGCCTGAAAATGATCGTAACTATTACGGATGCGGAGAGATGCCACGGCACTTTGCAGCAAAGCTGGACAAGTACATGTACATTCTTCCGTATAaggagttctttggtggagtGAGTGGCCTGACAGTGGAGCAATTTAGGAAGATCAATGGTTTTCCCAATgccttctgggggtggggaggagaagatGATGACCTTTGGAACAGAGTTCACTACGCTGGATACAATGTAACCCGGCCAGAGGGAGACTTGGGAAAATACATATCTATTCCTCATCACCATCGAAGAGAAGTACAGTTTTTAGGACGGTATAAATTACTTCGGTATTCTAAGGAGCGTCAGTACATCGATGGGTTGAACAATTTATTATACACGCCCAAAATACTGGTTGATAGGCTGTACACAAATATATCTGTAAACCTCATGCCAAAGTTAGCTCCAATTGAAGACTAG
- the LOC116079058 gene encoding beta-1,4-galactosyltransferase 6-like isoform X1 translates to MSALKRMMRVSNCSLIAFIIFSISGSCLYFIYVAPGIANTYLFMVQARGITLRENVKTIGHMIRLYTNKNTTFNGTDYPEGNNTSDYLLQTTTYLPQNFTYLPHLPCPEKLPYMQGFLRVNVSEISFEEVHQLFSKDSEIGPRGHWRPKDCKPRWKVAVLIPFRNRHEHLPIFFLHLIPMLQKQRLEFAFYVIEQTGTQPFNRAMLFNVGFKEAMKDRAWDCVIFHDVDHLPENDRNYYGCGEMPRHFAAKLDKYMYILPYKEFFGGVSGLTVEQFRKINGFPNAFWGWGGEDDDLWNRVHYAGYNVTRPEGDLGKYISIPHHHRREVQFLGRYKLLRYSKERQYIDGLNNLLYTPKILVDRLYTNISVNLMPKLAPIED, encoded by the coding sequence ATGTCTGCGCTCAAGCGGATGATGCGGGTCTCCAATTGCTCCCTGATCGCTTTCATCATCTTCTCCATCTCCGGGTCCTGTCTCTACTTCATCTATGTGGCTCCAGGCATCGCCAACACGTACCTCTTTATGGTACAAGCTAGAGGTATCACACTGAGAGAGAATGTGAAAACAATTGGACACATGATCAGGCTGTATACCAATAAAAACACTACGTTCAATGGAACAGATTATCCTGAAGGCAATAATACAAGTGACTATCTTCTTCAAACAACAACATATCTTCCGCAAAACTTCACGTACTTACCACACCTCCCCTGTCCAGAGAAGCTGCCTTACATGCAGGGATTCCTCCGTGTCAATGTGAGTGAGATCAGTTTTGAAGAAGTCCATCAGCTCTTCTCCAAGGACTCAGAGATTGGGCCAAGAGGCCACTGGAGGCCCAAGGACTGCAAGCCCAGATGGAAGGTGGCAGTTCTCATCCCCTTCCGTAACCGCCATGAACATCTTCCAATTTTTTTCCTGCACCTGATCCCGATGCTCCAGAAACAGCGGCTGGAATTTGCCTTTTATGTCATCGAACAGACCGGCACACAACCATTCAATCGGGCTATGCTCTTTAATGTGGGTTTCAAAGAGGCCATGAAAGACAGAGCTTGGGACTGTGTGATCTTCCATGACGTGGATCATCTGCCTGAAAATGATCGTAACTATTACGGATGCGGAGAGATGCCACGGCACTTTGCAGCAAAGCTGGACAAGTACATGTACATTCTTCCGTATAaggagttctttggtggagtGAGTGGCCTGACAGTGGAGCAATTTAGGAAGATCAATGGTTTTCCCAATgccttctgggggtggggaggagaagatGATGACCTTTGGAACAGAGTTCACTACGCTGGATACAATGTAACCCGGCCAGAGGGAGACTTGGGAAAATACATATCTATTCCTCATCACCATCGAAGAGAAGTACAGTTTTTAGGACGGTATAAATTACTTCGGTATTCTAAGGAGCGTCAGTACATCGATGGGTTGAACAATTTATTATACACGCCCAAAATACTGGTTGATAGGCTGTACACAAATATATCTGTAAACCTCATGCCAAAGTTAGCTCCAATTGAAGACTAG